In Euzebyales bacterium, a single genomic region encodes these proteins:
- a CDS encoding alpha/beta hydrolase: VPRLTALGPVIAVDPPGTVTGHTGAPYRYGPRACVDARFVRAVIGHLALDRVVLHGWSMGGLVAALAADLVPARVTGLVLFAPALPWRRTARFEQLAWQTLGRAALAVGAPVARAGLRLAGPRALTRKRAAVTGVDVFANARGDVPGGDPSLVSPEQVAVYVDDLTTAAQRPGLLVGGVTAFASAMTAMFVDQQPVLDVLDRLPVPVLLLWGTDDPLVDPPSYQRHAERTGWTPHAVEHAGHLLPIERPDECVRAVQDWLTRTPD; the protein is encoded by the coding sequence GTCCCACGACTCACCGCGTTGGGTCCAGTCATCGCGGTCGATCCACCCGGAACGGTGACCGGCCACACCGGCGCGCCCTACCGATACGGCCCCCGCGCCTGTGTCGACGCCCGCTTCGTCCGTGCGGTCATCGGCCACCTGGCACTCGACCGGGTCGTGTTGCACGGCTGGTCGATGGGCGGACTCGTCGCGGCGCTGGCCGCCGACCTTGTGCCGGCCCGGGTCACCGGGCTCGTGCTCTTCGCGCCGGCGTTGCCCTGGCGACGCACCGCACGGTTTGAACAGTTGGCGTGGCAGACGCTGGGTCGCGCCGCACTCGCCGTCGGAGCGCCGGTCGCACGCGCCGGGCTACGCCTGGCAGGCCCGCGTGCCCTGACCCGAAAACGCGCCGCCGTGACCGGTGTGGACGTGTTCGCCAACGCCCGGGGCGACGTACCCGGCGGCGACCCGAGCTTGGTGTCGCCTGAACAGGTCGCTGTGTACGTCGACGACCTGACCACGGCTGCTCAGCGCCCAGGGCTCCTCGTCGGCGGCGTCACCGCGTTCGCATCGGCCATGACCGCGATGTTCGTCGACCAGCAGCCGGTCTTGGACGTACTCGATCGGCTCCCCGTGCCGGTGCTGTTGCTGTGGGGGACCGACGACCCGCTTGTCGACCCGCCGTCGTATCAGCGCCACGCCGAGCGCACGGGGTGGACCCCCCATGCGGTCGAACACGCCGGCCACCTGCTGCCCATCGAACGACCAGACGAGTGCGTCCGCGCGGTCCAAGACTGGCTGACGCGCACGCCAGACTGA